A genomic segment from Brucella pseudogrignonensis encodes:
- a CDS encoding ABC transporter permease — protein MKAFPLNGRIRALISAIFALAIIAAITFGAWAYGNVGIRSDFSIRNLPPSFAHWFGTDQMGRDMLARTLHGLTLSLRVGILAAGFSVIIALIIVLLSGLGRTADAVGSFITDAMLAMPHLVLLILISFALGGGTSAVIIAVAISHWPRFARILRAELIQVRVAPFVEASRSFGKSRSFILLNHILPHLLPQMLVGFLLMFPHAILHEAGLTFLGFGLEPSRPAIGIMLSEAMQHITGGRWWLAVFPGLALLIMVLCFDLLANALRRLISPKEAHI, from the coding sequence ATGAAGGCTTTCCCTCTCAACGGGCGCATTCGGGCGCTCATCAGCGCTATTTTCGCTCTGGCTATCATTGCCGCCATCACATTTGGCGCATGGGCCTATGGCAATGTCGGTATTCGCTCTGACTTTTCCATACGCAATTTACCGCCATCATTTGCGCATTGGTTTGGTACTGATCAGATGGGGCGCGATATGCTGGCTCGAACGCTGCATGGGCTAACCTTGAGCCTGCGCGTTGGTATTCTGGCAGCAGGCTTTTCGGTCATTATTGCACTGATCATCGTTCTGCTATCAGGCCTCGGCAGAACAGCCGATGCGGTTGGTAGCTTCATTACCGATGCCATGCTCGCCATGCCGCATCTGGTTCTGCTTATCCTGATCAGCTTTGCGCTGGGTGGCGGAACGAGCGCGGTGATCATCGCTGTTGCGATTTCGCACTGGCCGCGTTTTGCGCGTATCTTGCGCGCCGAACTTATTCAGGTGCGCGTGGCACCCTTTGTTGAAGCATCGCGTAGCTTTGGTAAATCGCGCAGCTTCATATTGCTCAACCACATCCTGCCGCATCTGTTGCCACAGATGCTGGTTGGATTTTTGCTGATGTTTCCACATGCCATCTTGCATGAAGCAGGCCTGACATTCCTGGGCTTTGGCCTGGAACCATCACGCCCAGCAATCGGAATCATGCTGTCGGAAGCCATGCAACACATCACTGGGGGCCGCTGGTGGCTCGCCGTCTTCCCCGGTCTTGCACTGTTGATCATGGTGCTGTGCTTCGATTTGCTCGCCAATGCATTGCGTCGTCTTATCAGTCCAAAAGAGGCCCATATATGA
- a CDS encoding ATP-binding cassette domain-containing protein, with translation MMLEIDSLSVSFQRYNGLFRQNLMTRLSDVSLNIAAGEIVALVGHSGAGKSLLAHAILGLIPNNAITSGEIFFDGKLLDETARQKLRGREIALLPQQTTYLDPTANVGDLINWAAKRAGKPTKISERLAEVGLYTDVAKLYPHQLSGGMARRVLMAQATAGEAKLLIADEPTAGLDPENCTMILQKLRRHADNGGTCLIITHDLMTIQPYADKIAILNEGKLCCFLPATAFQGSGDQITSHYAKNMWRALPQNGFNAYA, from the coding sequence ATGATGCTTGAAATTGATAGCCTTTCTGTTTCATTCCAGCGCTACAATGGTCTGTTCCGTCAGAATTTAATGACGCGATTGTCCGATGTGTCACTCAACATCGCGGCAGGGGAAATCGTTGCGCTGGTTGGGCACTCGGGAGCTGGGAAAAGTCTGCTCGCGCATGCAATTCTGGGACTAATACCGAACAATGCGATAACAAGCGGAGAGATTTTCTTCGACGGCAAATTGCTGGATGAAACTGCGCGCCAAAAGCTGCGAGGACGGGAAATCGCATTGCTGCCGCAACAGACAACTTATCTCGATCCAACGGCGAATGTCGGGGATCTTATAAACTGGGCTGCCAAGCGCGCTGGAAAACCTACAAAAATATCTGAGAGGCTTGCAGAGGTTGGCCTCTACACAGATGTCGCGAAACTATATCCTCACCAATTATCCGGTGGCATGGCACGCCGAGTTCTGATGGCACAAGCGACAGCAGGAGAAGCCAAACTGTTAATTGCCGATGAACCAACTGCTGGTCTCGATCCAGAAAACTGCACTATGATTCTGCAAAAACTGCGCAGACATGCGGATAATGGCGGCACTTGTCTTATAATAACGCATGATCTTATGACCATTCAGCCTTATGCCGACAAAATAGCTATTCTTAATGAAGGAAAGCTATGTTGCTTTTTACCGGCCACTGCCTTTCAAGGGTCAGGTGACCAGATTACGTCTCACTATGCAAAAAACATGTGGCGCGCTTTGCCCCAAAACGGCTTCAACGCATATGCTTGA